GGGTTTCTGGAATTTGCGGCCGATGCCGAGATTGGCGATGGCGGCTTCATCATGCTTGGTGAGGTCGATATTGCCGAACATCACGCGGCCTTCGTCTGGCCTCGTCTTGCCGGTGATCACATCCATCATGGTGGATTTGCCCGCACCATTGGGGCCGATGATGGCGCGCATTTCGCCGCGCTTCACATCGAGCGCCAATTTGTTCAGCGCCTTGAATCCATCGAAGGAGACGCTTACGTCTTCGAGATAGAGCAGGGTCTCGCCCAGGGTTTTGGTTTCGGCAGGGATCATTCCGCAGGCTCCGGCTTGAGTTCAGCAGCAGCTGCGGCGCGCTTCTTCAGTTTGGACCATCCCGCGAAGGTTCCGGCCAGGCCCTTGGGCATGAACAGGGTGACGGCGATGAATAGCGCGCCCAAAACATAGAGCCAGGCTTCCGGCAGCACGCCGGTGAACCAGCTCTTGGCAGCATTGACGACGACGGCACCCAAAGCCGCACCCCACAATGTGCCGCGCCCGCCGAGGGCCACCCAGATCACTGCTTCAATCGAATTGGTCGGCGCGAATTCGCCGGGATTGATGATGCCGACTTGTGGCACATAAAGTGCCCCGGCAATTCCGGCCATCACCGCGGAAACCACGAAGACGAAGAGTTTGTAGTTCTCGGCCCGGTAACCAAGGAAGCGTACGCGCGCTTCGGCATCGCGGATGCCGGCCAGCACCCAGCCCAGTTTCGACAGCACGATCACGCGGGCGATGATGAAGCAGCCTGCGAGTGCTAGCGCAGAGAGTGCAAACAGCACAGCGCGGGTGGTCGCGGCTTGAACCGGGAAGCCCAGAATGTCCTTGAAATCGGTGAGGCCGTTATTGCCGCCAAAGCCCATGTCGTTGCGGAAGAAGGCCAGCAGCAAGGCGTATGTCATCGCCTGGGTGATGATCGAAAGATAAACACCGGTGACGCGCGAGCGGAAGGCGAACCAACCGAAGACCAGTGCCAGCAAGCCGGGTGCCAGCATCACCATGAAGGCGGCGAACGGGAACCAGTTGAAGCCGTACCAGTACCAGGGCAGTTCCTTCCAGTTCAGGAAGACCATGAAGTCCGGCAGGTCGGCATTGCCGTACACACCGCGCGCGCCGATCTGGCGCATCATGTACATGCCGAGCGCGTAGCCGCCGAGCGCGAAGAACGCGCCATGGCCCAGGCTCAAGATGCCGCAATAGCCCCAGACCAGATCGACGGAGAGGGCGAGCAGCGCGTAGCAGAGATATTTTCCCACCAGCGTGACGCCATAATCGGGGAAGTGAAAGCCGCTGGTTTCCGGAATGACGAGGTTGAGCACAGGCACCAGCACCGCCAGCACCAGAAGAAGGCCAGTGAAAATGATGGCAGGCCGATCCAGCAATTTATCGGCAGCGGGTGCGCTCATGATTCCACCCAGCGTCCCTTGATCGCAAACAGGCCGCGTGGCCGCTTCTGGATAAAGAGGATCACGCAGATCAGGATGATGATCTTGCCCAGCACCGCACCGGCAAAGGGCTCAAGAAATTTATTGGCAATCCCCAGGGCCATGGCACCAGCCAAAGTGCCCCAGAGATTGCCCACACCACCGAATACAACGACCAAGAAGCTGTCGATGATGTAATTCTGTCCGAGATTAGGGCTCACATTATCAATTTGCGTGAGCGCGACACCGGCCAATCCCGCGATGCCGGAGCCGAGGCCGAAGGTGAGCGTATCAACCCAGGCGGCCTTGATGCCCATGGCGCGCGCCATCGGGCGGTTCTGGGTCACGGCGCGCATTTGCAAGCCAATGGGTGAGCGCTTCATCAGCAGCATCAGCCCGAAGAAGATCACGGCGGTGAAAGCCACGATCACGATGCGGTTCATGGTGAGCGACAGGCCGTTGGTGATGTCGATGGAACCCGCCATCCAGCTAGGGGCTGAAACATCCTTGTTAGTGGGGCCGAACAGCGAGCGTACCGCTTGTTGGAGAACCAGCGAGAGACCAAAAGTCGCGAGCAAGGTTTCCAGCGGGCGGCCATAGAGGAAGCGGATGATGGTGCGTTCAATCGCCATGCCCAGAAGGCCAGTGACGATGAAGGCCGATGGCACGGAAATGAGCAGTGCGTAATCCGCTGCGCCGGGAATGTAGGCGGTGACCACTTGTTGCGTGACGTAAGCGGTGTAGGCGCCGACCATGACCAGCTCGCCATGCGCCATATTGATGATACCCATCACGCCAAAGGTGATGGCAAGGCCGATAGCGGCGAGCAGAAGAACTGAACCGAGTGAGATGCCGTACCAGAAATTCTGCACCAGTGTCCACGACGCGAGGCCACTCTGAATAGAAGCGGCAGCCGCTGCAGCGGCGGACTTAACAGGTTCTTCGGCAGAATTGGCCACTTGTGCGAGGAGAGCGGCAGTGTCGCGGTCTCCAACCTCTTTCAAGGTTTCAATAGCCGCCAGCTTGTCGGCATCGGGGCGTGAAGAATTCAGCACGGCCGCAGCGAAGGCCTGCTTCATCAAGGCGAGTGCGGATGGATCTTTCTCGGCAGCGATGGCCTTTTCCAGCGTATCTACGGCAGAAGCATCACCGGCTTTCAGGATATTCGCGGCAGCGGCTTTACGCGTAGCCACATCAGGACTGAACAATGTGAGGCCACCCTTGGCCGAACTGATCACACCGCGCAGCGCGTTGTTGACCTTTACCTTTTCGAGCGTGGCCTTGGGTGCCGTGCCTGCATCCTGCCCGGTGGCGGGATCAATCAGTGTGGCGGGATCGGCGTCATCCTTGATGATGAAAACCACCTTGTCGGCCTTGCGCATGTAAAGCTTGCCGGCATCGAGGGCATCGAGCACCGGCACGGCGGCAGGATCACCCGATGCGGCCAATGCCGCAATCGCCTGTTCGCGCGCCTTGAAATCACCTGGTCCCAGCGCATTCACCAGATCGGTGGTGCCAGCCCAGGCAGAAGCAGCCCCGCAGAGCAGGGCAAAAACCATCAGTATACTGATTAAAATCTTCTGCATCTTGGTCCACTGAGAAGAATTGGGCGGGGCCCATCCACGGGAGGAGGTGTGAACGGGCCCCGGAAGTCTGACGGCCTTGAGGAAACCGCCAGATGGAAGATCAGCCCGGCTCCGGGAGGAAACCAAAGTCCGGGCTGATGTCGACTAGGTAGCGCCACCGCACTTGCCGGACTTCACGTTGAAGTTTCCGCAAGACATGGGTTTGCGCCAATCCGAGATCAGGTCTTTCGAACCGGGAAGGAAGTCAGACCATTCGTCACCGGCCACGAGACCAGGCGTCTGCCAGACGATATCGAACTGGCCGCTTTCCTGGATTTCGCCGATATACACCGGCTTGGTGATGTGGTGGTTCGGCAGCATGGCCGAGTAACCGCCGGTGAGGTTTGGAACCGTCACGCCGATGATGGCATCCAGCACCGGATCGGTGTCGGTGGTACCGGCCTTGGTGACAGCCTCAACCCACATGTTGAAGCCGATGAAGTGGGCTTCCATCGGGTCATTGCTGACGCGCTTCGGGTTCTTGGTATAGGTCTGCCAATCCTTGATGAAGGCGGCATTGATCGGCGTATCCACCGACATGAAGTAGTTCCAGGCGGCCAGATGGCCGACGAGAGGCTTCTTGTCGATGCCGGCGAGTTCTTCTTCGCCAACCGAGAAGGCGCAAACCGGAATGTCGGTGGCCTTGACGCCTTGCGAGCCGAGTTCCTTGTAGAAGGGCACGTTGGCATCGCCGTTGATGGTTGAAACCACAGCGGCCTTCTTGCCGGCCGAGCCGAACTTCTTGATGTCCGACACGATCGACTGCCAATCGGAATGACCGAATGGCGTGTAGTTGATCATGATGTCTTCCGGAGCAACCTTCAGGATGTCCTTGAGATAGGTTTCAAGGATCTTGTTGGTGGTGCGCGGATAGACATAGTCGGTGCCGGCCAGAACCCAGCGCTTCACGCCTTGTGCGGCGAGGTAATCAACCGCCGGAATGGCTTGCTGGTTCGGCGCAGCGCCAGTGTAGAACACGTTCTTCTGGCTTTCTTCGCCCTCATATTGCACCGGGTAGAAGAGCAGGCTGTTCAGCTCTTCAAATACCGGCAGCACCGACTTGCGGGACACTGAGGTCCAGCAGCCGAAGGTGGCGACGCAACCGTCCTTGGAAATCAGCTCGCGAGCCTTTTCGGCAAACAGCGGCCAGTTCGAAGCCGGGTCAACGACCACGCCTTCCAGTTTCTTGCCCAGCAGGCCGCCCTTGGCGTTCTGTTGGTCGATCAGCATGAGCATGACGTCCTTCAGCGTGGTTTCGCTGATGGCCATGGTGCCCGAGAGT
This genomic interval from Aestuariivirga litoralis contains the following:
- the urtA gene encoding urea ABC transporter substrate-binding protein; this translates as MGMPQFAFAAGETIKVGILHSLSGTMAISETTLKDVMLMLIDQQNAKGGLLGKKLEGVVVDPASNWPLFAEKARELISKDGCVATFGCWTSVSRKSVLPVFEELNSLLFYPVQYEGEESQKNVFYTGAAPNQQAIPAVDYLAAQGVKRWVLAGTDYVYPRTTNKILETYLKDILKVAPEDIMINYTPFGHSDWQSIVSDIKKFGSAGKKAAVVSTINGDANVPFYKELGSQGVKATDIPVCAFSVGEEELAGIDKKPLVGHLAAWNYFMSVDTPINAAFIKDWQTYTKNPKRVSNDPMEAHFIGFNMWVEAVTKAGTTDTDPVLDAIIGVTVPNLTGGYSAMLPNHHITKPVYIGEIQESGQFDIVWQTPGLVAGDEWSDFLPGSKDLISDWRKPMSCGNFNVKSGKCGGAT
- the urtC gene encoding urea ABC transporter permease subunit UrtC; translated protein: MSAPAADKLLDRPAIIFTGLLLVLAVLVPVLNLVIPETSGFHFPDYGVTLVGKYLCYALLALSVDLVWGYCGILSLGHGAFFALGGYALGMYMMRQIGARGVYGNADLPDFMVFLNWKELPWYWYGFNWFPFAAFMVMLAPGLLALVFGWFAFRSRVTGVYLSIITQAMTYALLLAFFRNDMGFGGNNGLTDFKDILGFPVQAATTRAVLFALSALALAGCFIIARVIVLSKLGWVLAGIRDAEARVRFLGYRAENYKLFVFVVSAVMAGIAGALYVPQVGIINPGEFAPTNSIEAVIWVALGGRGTLWGAALGAVVVNAAKSWFTGVLPEAWLYVLGALFIAVTLFMPKGLAGTFAGWSKLKKRAAAAAELKPEPAE
- the urtB gene encoding urea ABC transporter permease subunit UrtB, with product MQKILISILMVFALLCGAASAWAGTTDLVNALGPGDFKAREQAIAALAASGDPAAVPVLDALDAGKLYMRKADKVVFIIKDDADPATLIDPATGQDAGTAPKATLEKVKVNNALRGVISSAKGGLTLFSPDVATRKAAAANILKAGDASAVDTLEKAIAAEKDPSALALMKQAFAAAVLNSSRPDADKLAAIETLKEVGDRDTAALLAQVANSAEEPVKSAAAAAAASIQSGLASWTLVQNFWYGISLGSVLLLAAIGLAITFGVMGIINMAHGELVMVGAYTAYVTQQVVTAYIPGAADYALLISVPSAFIVTGLLGMAIERTIIRFLYGRPLETLLATFGLSLVLQQAVRSLFGPTNKDVSAPSWMAGSIDITNGLSLTMNRIVIVAFTAVIFFGLMLLMKRSPIGLQMRAVTQNRPMARAMGIKAAWVDTLTFGLGSGIAGLAGVALTQIDNVSPNLGQNYIIDSFLVVVFGGVGNLWGTLAGAMALGIANKFLEPFAGAVLGKIIILICVILFIQKRPRGLFAIKGRWVES